CCATATGAATTATATTATGTAAATAGTTGGAGTGCAGTTTAAAAGTTTCTATAATTTTTCTCGCAAACGGTTTTctgaatttgaattttttcttagattaaaaatgttttagttTTTAGTGTATAGAATGGTTAGGCATTTTAAGGATGATAAAGTGATGATTCAGCTTggtaaataatatttattttattgacaaaTTCCCAGCTGTTACGTTGCAGCTGAATACAACTAGGTGACTTTTACAACTGTCTGAAATGATTACCAATTCAAAACGATAGTTTTTGTTAAAATACTGCAATCGCTTGAATAAGTGCCTCCCTAAGTAAGCGCCTCATCTAAGAAGAAATGTAGAATAAGCCCCTCCCCGAATAACCGTTTCGCCTGGGAcatataaaattaaattagCGGCACATGGCTCATTCGAGAAATTATGGCATGCAGATCCAGTGGGTGGGTGACTCAGACTCAGGAAATGATAAAATTAAGATTGACATTTGACAATGAGAAAGAGATTTAGGATGACATTAGCATCCTCTTGAGCCTTCATGATAGGGCCCTTTCAGGTACAATCTCACTGTCCTCTTATTGGGTTATCCTGACACTGCCAGGTCACTTACTCATTGGACACTAGAAGTACTTTGTGAACTCATTTCTATCTTCTTCAACAAATCTTAAGTTTCCAGTGGAGTCAAGTGCATTTATTTACCTCTTaaattgacaagttttttttgcagagAACTAGCAGAAGGGTAAGGGGTATACTGAAGATCATGAATTTGGTTTGCTATTCTTTTTTGGCCTGATCAGGCACTTTAATTTGTGAGTGTGTGCTTATTTAGAAGTGTGTGCTTATACTGACTGAAGATCATGAATTTAATAGGGTTCTAACcattttgttaatttttagCCAATAAATGTTGATGAGACACTTTATTTGTTCAATGTCTTTTTACACATTATGACTCTTAAAATGCAAGGATCTTACTTTGTAGGAAATCAGGATAAGGAAACGCACAAATTATGCCCTAACATATTTGATTATAAATGATGTTTTGATAGCTCACCCTTTCCCCATTTGCTTGTGATTAATGATTGCAACTGCATTCATTGGTAAACAGGGGATGTTCCATTTCTGCAATTCCCTATCCCCCTTAAAATGTCGCCTAGCTAACATCAGCCAACCTTCTTTGCCTTTCTACACTCTTGAACGTTGAGAGGGAAGGCTAAGTTTTCCTGAACTATGGATTGTTTTGTAGAATGGTAGTAGCAAGAAAAAGCGAAATAAGAAGAAACTAAATAACAAGGAAGCGTCTAAGGAAGAGACCACAAAGGAAGGCCAAGCAAATGATTTTGATGACTCAAGTTTGTCAAATGGAGCAACCTCTTCACAAGCTCAAGGTACTACAAGTCAATGTTCACAATAGATGCTTTTAATGCACTAGATTCACAAAGTAACAAccattttcattgttttctattaAATAACCAGGCCTTTATATTGTAGCTTATTATTGTGTAATGTTTTCTGTTTGCAGAATCAAAATATAGCTTCTGGTTGAAGTTGAAAACTCACCaatattttttccatttttatagATGAAACAGAAAGTACAGAAAACCTATTACTGGACCTTAAATCTACCGAGGCTGTTGCCTCACTTGCTCCACCATCCCCATCAAGCTCTGAGACTTCTGGGCTGTCTGACCTGATAGCCTCACATAATGAGTTCCAGTCGTCACCAGAGCACACAGCAAAACTACATCCATCATCTGCACAGCATAAGAATGCCAAGAAATATGTGTCCAAACCTGAGCAGCCTGTAACACCCAACAACTCACACCACCACGAAACACTgaaaaaaactatcaaagaCTTGTCACGTTCTACTTTTTCTTTGGCAAGATACAATGTTATATTGGAAGAGGTATGCTGCTAAAGGCAAAAGGATCCCCTTTCATAttcaaacaatattttttatgatttATTCTGTTATggattattatattttcttcaaGGTTAAAGAATTTCTAGGAATTGAGGAGGATGTTTATATTGTTATCCTTGTATTCTTTAATTGTTTATGGGCACTTTAATTATTCTATAATTGAAAGGATTTGTATTGCATTGACAATGTTTCAGACATTTATCTGATTCTGgataatattttataaacCAAACCTGAaggttgttattttttttcacttagGAATGTGAAAGTTCATTGAAGCGAATTTCATCAACATTCAATACACTCAGAAAATGGTATGCATGAATTGCAATTTCAAGATATAGGGTATAAAATGATATCATTGATTTATTTCACTTTTGTTTTTAGTCTTTGTGAGAGGGAGGCGGCCCTTGTCAAGGAATTAGAAGAATTCAAAGTGCAATCAGGTATGGATgggttgatttttttctagaaCCATGTTCCTTGAAGGATgtcattgatgatgatgggttTATTTTAGTGCATCTGTTGGAGGAAAGGCTTGAGGATGCCTCAGCACTAAAGCTAAAGGCTGAAAGAGCAGGAACTATGGGTGATGAGCAAGTTGTCCTTCTCAGAGCTGACATCAAGGTgaaatgacaaaaataaaatatttttgtgctgcaatattttgtttgttcacATCTGTAAACTTGAGCTCTTAAATATCCAATAAAATcttgcatttttgttttatacaaaTTATAGAGTTTTGTTGGACAGAGGAAGTTGGATGAAGAGTTGGCTCAAACAACTAGATTTGTCTGTGATGAGGAAGAAATGTTAAAGGTAAGTTATTTGATTATCAGTTTCATCTTACACTGGATAATATATGTTTCTTTGTCACTTATTTATCTATTgtttttgattgacagctaaTCAACACTTATGGACAAGGTAAGCATGAATTCCCCTGATttttaatattgtttttttttttggtcgtaaaggtctattttttcttttctagtgGTCCCAATAAAGCACAACTACACACCTACTGTTCTTAACCATGTAAACACCCTGCCACAACCTcataacaaaatatcaaacacaCCCAAGCCACCCATTGAATTACCAACTCCTGCATCCATCACTTCATCTCAAACTGCCCACAACACAACAACCCTGATAGACACCACAACATCACCTACATCAACTACAAGTACAGCCTCTACAACTACAGCTAATGCAATCAGGGTTGAGGAGCCACCAAAGTCGTCATTCCTTCAAGAAACTGCAGAAATGCATGTTCGACTAAAACAAGCTCTTAAAAAGCAGGTTTGTGCAAATCAAATTTCATCATACCTTTTCACAGTTGTTTACCTCTTATCTTTAGTGGAAAAAGAAGTTTTTGAGAAGAGGTTTTAAAAATTagtttgtatttcttttccaGGGAGTAGAGAAACCAAGTGACTCCAAAGGTATATACATTACAGTACTACTGTGATGCTTAATTGCTTTGCCCTTcatctcattttttttgtaaaccaaGCTAATCAAGATTCTCTTAAAtggtacatttttttcaaggtTCTAGAGCCTCATCATCTAGCAAGCCTTGGAATAAACCACATGAATCAGATCACTCTCAGAACAAGAGCCACCATATTAAACCTGCCTTGCCCATGGATAACAAGGCACCGTATGTCCATCCaaatacaaaacaacagtTTCAAGGAAAGCCGGGTGGAGAAGCTGCAAGGGAGAATAAAGATCTCGAAAAACCCAAAAGGCGGCAACGGAATAGAAGGGCCCGTAGTGCAGAAGTCTCAGCAGGCACGAAAGAGGCCAAACCTTCTGATGAAGGGAGTCAAGACAACAAAGTCGATTTTAGAAATATACTCGAGGGAGACACCAAGCGGAATCAGGAGTCACAGAAAAAGCACAGAGGTGGTACCCATTCGAGTGAGGCCCACAATAAGCCAAAGGGGGGTACCCAGCATAATATTGAGTCTCAAAATAATCCCAAGGGGGGGAGTCACTGTAGTGAATCCAACAGTAAGACCAAGAGGGGTCCCAAGCGAATTGAGGAATCACAGAGTAAGCCCAAGCGGGATACCGAAGGAAAAGAGCAATCACAGAGCAGGCCCAAGGGGGATAAAGAGGGGAAGGATAAATCTCAGCAAAAGCCCAAGGGGGATACagaggggaaggaggaattacttgataaacaaaaacagaaagaaGAGAAGCAGAATAAACCGGGTCCCCGGAGTCCCCGTAGAAGACCTGATTCACAGCAGAAAGATCTGAACAACTCACAGAGAAAACATAACTCGAACTCCCAAGGTAAGAATGCTTTATTTTGCGTCCACCATCTATTGTAAATCCTCTGCTACATGTTTTGATGTTGCAGACTAATAAATTGACTCTGAGTCATCAAAACATGTCAATAGCATATTTggtatttttaaaaacaat
The sequence above is a segment of the Nematostella vectensis chromosome 2, jaNemVect1.1, whole genome shotgun sequence genome. Coding sequences within it:
- the LOC5521261 gene encoding spermatogenesis-associated serine-rich protein 2 isoform X1, which codes for MSAKSNSSKLHSRILDCENGHVFADISRQQNGENVKSKVDFVYGAVSSRSKNDILLVLQSVDYNVEAAISIFSRGEDEEVLQTWSFQGKKNKNGSSKKKRNKKKLNNKEASKEETTKEGQANDFDDSSLSNGATSSQAQDETESTENLLLDLKSTEAVASLAPPSPSSSETSGLSDLIASHNEFQSSPEHTAKLHPSSAQHKNAKKYVSKPEQPVTPNNSHHHETLKKTIKDLSRSTFSLARYNVILEEECESSLKRISSTFNTLRKCLCEREAALVKELEEFKVQSVHLLEERLEDASALKLKAERAGTMGDEQVVLLRADIKSFVGQRKLDEELAQTTRFVCDEEEMLKLINTYGQVVPIKHNYTPTVLNHVNTLPQPHNKISNTPKPPIELPTPASITSSQTAHNTTTLIDTTTSPTSTTSTASTTTANAIRVEEPPKSSFLQETAEMHVRLKQALKKQGVEKPSDSKGSRASSSSKPWNKPHESDHSQNKSHHIKPALPMDNKAPYVHPNTKQQFQGKPGGEAARENKDLEKPKRRQRNRRARSAEVSAGTKEAKPSDEGSQDNKVDFRNILEGDTKRNQESQKKHRGGTHSSEAHNKPKGGTQHNIESQNNPKGGSHCSESNSKTKRGPKRIEESQSKPKRDTEGKEQSQSRPKGDKEGKDKSQQKPKGDTEGKEELLDKQKQKEEKQNKPGPRSPRRRPDSQQKDLNNSQRKHNSNSQAQKGSAARPLVEETPQVEEKPDNAKDGKVEDPLPQRQQNRRRNQNKSGRGSKPPRDNPQHDPQYKGMNGTSNGVDHVTDLNGLDDTDAVKIASTKSSDAKTVAPEIIVNGHHTTTFDEKEVRTDKPLVNGFATEHAHEDSIIER
- the LOC5521261 gene encoding spermatogenesis-associated serine-rich protein 2 isoform X2 — protein: MSAKSNSSKLHISRQQNGENVKSKVDFVYGAVSSRSKNDILLVLQSVDYNVEAAISIFSRGEDEEVLQTWSFQGKKNKNGSSKKKRNKKKLNNKEASKEETTKEGQANDFDDSSLSNGATSSQAQDETESTENLLLDLKSTEAVASLAPPSPSSSETSGLSDLIASHNEFQSSPEHTAKLHPSSAQHKNAKKYVSKPEQPVTPNNSHHHETLKKTIKDLSRSTFSLARYNVILEEECESSLKRISSTFNTLRKCLCEREAALVKELEEFKVQSVHLLEERLEDASALKLKAERAGTMGDEQVVLLRADIKSFVGQRKLDEELAQTTRFVCDEEEMLKLINTYGQVVPIKHNYTPTVLNHVNTLPQPHNKISNTPKPPIELPTPASITSSQTAHNTTTLIDTTTSPTSTTSTASTTTANAIRVEEPPKSSFLQETAEMHVRLKQALKKQGVEKPSDSKGSRASSSSKPWNKPHESDHSQNKSHHIKPALPMDNKAPYVHPNTKQQFQGKPGGEAARENKDLEKPKRRQRNRRARSAEVSAGTKEAKPSDEGSQDNKVDFRNILEGDTKRNQESQKKHRGGTHSSEAHNKPKGGTQHNIESQNNPKGGSHCSESNSKTKRGPKRIEESQSKPKRDTEGKEQSQSRPKGDKEGKDKSQQKPKGDTEGKEELLDKQKQKEEKQNKPGPRSPRRRPDSQQKDLNNSQRKHNSNSQAQKGSAARPLVEETPQVEEKPDNAKDGKVEDPLPQRQQNRRRNQNKSGRGSKPPRDNPQHDPQYKGMNGTSNGVDHVTDLNGLDDTDAVKIASTKSSDAKTVAPEIIVNGHHTTTFDEKEVRTDKPLVNGFATEHAHEDSIIER